AATAAGAGGGCAACACGTGTAGATGCACATCATGGGTTTGAATCCTGTTGTAGAAAAAACCCTAGTATTTCAATGGAGAAGGGTAGAGGAGTGGGCTCATTCTCTGTCAAGTTTCGTACCGTGCTCCACTAGAGCTTGGGGATTTCTCAATTGTAAAAAGGATGTATAACTAACTATATGGTGTTTGTATCAAACTTGTAGAATAGATGGCTTTACTGGCATCACTTTTGTTGATTTCTAAACAGCAAGCTATATAATTTGTTATGTCTTTCTCGATAGAACTCCTTATGTTACCAAATTACTACTCTACTGTTTGTTCTCTTGCAAGTGTTCCTCCAGCTTATGTTCCTTCTTTTAGTAGTCCCTAATCACAACATTTACATATTATGTTTTCTAGCAATGATTTGTAAGTTTGCATTTATTCCACAAAATTATGGTAATATCAAAATGATGTTTtacttgagtcgagggtctatcggaaacctCTCTACTTTTTCAAGATAGGGGTAAGGCTGCATACACACCACCCTCCCCtgacctcacttgtgggattacgctgttatgttgttgttcttgatgTTCAACTATCTAAAATTGAGCAGTCCTGCATTCAAAAACTATCCCTTGATAAATCTTGTTTCTGTTTTTCGCATATTGATAGCTACATCTTCCAATTAACCAAATATTTCCTTTGTGCAGTTCAGCTGATAATTGAAGGATCTCGTGGAAATGGCAACGTATTTGTGGAGAAAATATGCAGATTATGTATACACAAAATGGGAAAAGACGCTCCTCTGGGATATGGTAGAACCATTTAGGAGACCAAAATCGTTTACTCCTCTTGTTACAATCTACATAAGTGCATTTTATACAGGGGTTATCGGAGCAGCCATCACTGAGCAACTCTACAAGGTATAGTGGCTTTACATCTTCTTTTTTAAGGTACTTAATGCTTGGCCTCTCTTTTGATGATTTACGGGATAGCAGCTTTGGAAAGTTAGTTTTGGAAGTTGGAGTCACCCAATTATAGATAGTTCACCAAGTGTAGGGTTAGGGTATATAGGACTGCACATCACTTTATTAAACTTCCCATGTTTACTTCCTCGTCTTTACTCCTTTGTTCGGAAGGAGGCTGTTTTTTCATTTTGATGATCAATAATTATGCATCAACTCTTTAGTTTTGCTCCCTCTCATTTTTATACGTGGAAAGTGTGACTTATTGTTTAATCAGTAAAATTACTTTGTGAAAAATTAATTGGGAAGCATGACTTCATAGAATGAACATTCCATACATCTTTCAGAAGTTTCAAGATTTTGATTATCCGGTAATTCCCAAAGTATTATTAAACGTTTCTAATTTGTAAACAAGCTTATTGTTAATTGGAAGGAGTACATTGTTTGTTAGTTCTTTTTTCTT
This sequence is a window from Solanum dulcamara chromosome 10, daSolDulc1.2, whole genome shotgun sequence. Protein-coding genes within it:
- the LOC129904965 gene encoding uncharacterized protein At4g29660-like encodes the protein MATYLWRKYADYVYTKWEKTLLWDMVEPFRRPKSFTPLVTIYISAFYTGVIGAAITEQLYKEKYWEEHPGQEVPLMKPMFYGGPWRVMRGDVPPMGKFDF